A portion of the Manihot esculenta cultivar AM560-2 chromosome 2, M.esculenta_v8, whole genome shotgun sequence genome contains these proteins:
- the LOC110609790 gene encoding uncharacterized protein LOC110609790 isoform X1, with product MGSIGEEELFDQMVRDYYESESNTPNNIPSIIISSRHQSILQGILLEATDFEKQVLERVLMYIRNMGEPSSLKKWVVMRLQIDGYKASLCKTSWVSTSARSKVFQYVGDYEYIEVMMNINNSGKPTRIITDMEFRTQFEVARPTQTYKELIATLPSIFVATEERLNKIVSLICSAAKESLKEKGLHIPPWRKAKYMQLKWFSKNCKKVSVSPSTEMGSQENVEKGTVITNSTATAKCCPSLF from the exons ATGGGTAGCATTGGAGAAGAAGAGCTCTTTGATCAAATGGTTAGAGACTACTATGAGTCAGAATCAAACACACCCAATAATATTCCTTCCATCATCATTTCTTCTAGACATCAATCCATTTTGCag GGCATTCTTTTGGAGGCTACTGATTTTGAGAAACAGGTTCTGGAAAGAGTTTTGATGTATATCAGAAACATGGGAGAACCCAGTAGTCTGAAGAAATGGGTGGTGATGAGACTGCAAATTGATGGCTATAAAGCTTCTCTTTGTAAAACTTCTTGGGTTTCCACTTCTGCTCGCTCTAAag TATTCCAATACGTAGGAGATTACGAGTACATAGAGGTGATGATGAACATTAATAACAGTGGGAAGCCGACAAGAATCATAACAGACATGGAGTTCAGGACTCAGTTTGAGGTGGCAAGGCCTACACAGACATATAAAGAGCTCATCGCCACTCTTCCTTCAATCTTTGTTGCAACTGAAGAGAGGCTTAACAAGATAGTCTCTCTGATATGTTCAGCTGCAAAAGAATCACTTAAAGAAAAGGGTCTCCATATTCCTCCTTGGAGAAAAGCTAAGTACATGCAATTGAAATGGTTCTCCAAAAACTGCAAAAAGGTCTCTGTCTCCCCCAGCACTGAAATGGGTTCGCAGGAAAATGTTGAGAAAGGTACTGTTATTACTAATTCTACTGCTACTGCTAAATGTTGTCCTTCCTTATTTTAG
- the LOC110609790 gene encoding uncharacterized protein LOC110609790 isoform X2, producing MGSIGEEELFDQMVRDYYESESNTPNNIPSIIISSRHQSILQATDFEKQVLERVLMYIRNMGEPSSLKKWVVMRLQIDGYKASLCKTSWVSTSARSKVFQYVGDYEYIEVMMNINNSGKPTRIITDMEFRTQFEVARPTQTYKELIATLPSIFVATEERLNKIVSLICSAAKESLKEKGLHIPPWRKAKYMQLKWFSKNCKKVSVSPSTEMGSQENVEKGTVITNSTATAKCCPSLF from the exons ATGGGTAGCATTGGAGAAGAAGAGCTCTTTGATCAAATGGTTAGAGACTACTATGAGTCAGAATCAAACACACCCAATAATATTCCTTCCATCATCATTTCTTCTAGACATCAATCCATTTTGCag GCTACTGATTTTGAGAAACAGGTTCTGGAAAGAGTTTTGATGTATATCAGAAACATGGGAGAACCCAGTAGTCTGAAGAAATGGGTGGTGATGAGACTGCAAATTGATGGCTATAAAGCTTCTCTTTGTAAAACTTCTTGGGTTTCCACTTCTGCTCGCTCTAAag TATTCCAATACGTAGGAGATTACGAGTACATAGAGGTGATGATGAACATTAATAACAGTGGGAAGCCGACAAGAATCATAACAGACATGGAGTTCAGGACTCAGTTTGAGGTGGCAAGGCCTACACAGACATATAAAGAGCTCATCGCCACTCTTCCTTCAATCTTTGTTGCAACTGAAGAGAGGCTTAACAAGATAGTCTCTCTGATATGTTCAGCTGCAAAAGAATCACTTAAAGAAAAGGGTCTCCATATTCCTCCTTGGAGAAAAGCTAAGTACATGCAATTGAAATGGTTCTCCAAAAACTGCAAAAAGGTCTCTGTCTCCCCCAGCACTGAAATGGGTTCGCAGGAAAATGTTGAGAAAGGTACTGTTATTACTAATTCTACTGCTACTGCTAAATGTTGTCCTTCCTTATTTTAG